The Caldisericum sp. genome includes a region encoding these proteins:
- a CDS encoding DUF2892 domain-containing protein, which produces MKGCPIPNEGNVDRIIRIIVGLVLILISVFATLNPTVKVIFIIIGVIALITGLTGFCLVYKLLGISTRK; this is translated from the coding sequence ATGAAAGGATGTCCTATTCCAAACGAAGGAAATGTTGATAGAATTATTAGAATAATTGTTGGATTAGTATTGATACTTATTTCTGTTTTTGCAACACTCAATCCAACAGTTAAAGTTATTTTCATAATTATCGGTGTGATTGCACTGATTACAGGGCTTACAGGTTTTTGCCTTGTTTATAAACTCCTCGGCATTTCTACAAGAAAGTAA
- a CDS encoding ABC transporter permease, with amino-acid sequence MKIIRLFRMAFDSLRLNRMRSILSTLGIVVGVASLILITSFGYGAQQQILSSINKLGSDAIIVTPGKVNDIRRAFSSVGSTITKPLTYDDVKFLKSEIPGLIATPSLTTARSTVKVGENEISVTVNGVNEDFLTALGYDLSSGRGFTATDVNGYMNYAILGSKIAVDLFGTESPIGKSINLLNTKFYIIGVLLPQGSTMFGSVDRNIFIPITKFITITNTNSLGAIYMKPPQGMSKDVLIALVKTLLMNKHGVENFTISDMAQFADLANTATSILTTALTLIGLIALIVGGIGIMNIMLATVAERTREIGIRKAVGANSRDILLQFLFESIVITVVGGIIGIIIGVVGARLASSLSPTAITPTSIIVGFSVSVAVGVFFGVYPAVKASKLNPVEALRYE; translated from the coding sequence ATGAAAATCATAAGATTGTTTAGAATGGCTTTTGATTCCCTGAGGTTGAATAGAATGAGGTCAATTCTCTCAACGCTTGGTATTGTTGTAGGTGTTGCTTCCCTCATCCTCATAACCTCTTTTGGGTATGGGGCACAACAGCAGATCCTTTCAAGCATTAATAAACTTGGTTCGGATGCTATCATCGTAACGCCTGGAAAGGTTAACGATATACGAAGGGCGTTTTCATCTGTTGGAAGCACGATTACAAAACCACTTACTTATGATGATGTGAAGTTTCTTAAAAGTGAGATTCCAGGGCTTATAGCAACACCATCTCTTACGACCGCAAGGTCAACTGTAAAAGTTGGTGAAAACGAAATTTCCGTAACTGTTAATGGCGTTAACGAAGATTTCCTTACTGCTCTTGGCTATGACCTTTCATCCGGGAGAGGCTTTACTGCAACTGATGTAAATGGTTATATGAATTATGCTATTCTTGGGTCAAAAATTGCAGTGGACCTATTTGGAACAGAGTCACCCATTGGGAAAAGTATAAATCTCCTCAATACAAAGTTTTACATTATTGGCGTTCTTTTACCACAGGGAAGTACTATGTTTGGAAGCGTTGATAGAAATATCTTTATTCCTATAACCAAATTTATCACAATAACCAATACAAATTCATTAGGTGCAATCTATATGAAACCTCCTCAGGGCATGTCAAAGGATGTTCTTATTGCTCTTGTAAAGACACTTCTAATGAATAAGCACGGCGTTGAAAACTTTACTATTTCAGATATGGCTCAATTTGCAGACCTTGCAAACACTGCAACTTCTATCCTTACAACGGCACTTACACTAATTGGCCTTATTGCACTTATTGTAGGTGGCATTGGAATAATGAACATTATGCTTGCAACTGTTGCAGAAAGGACAAGAGAAATAGGCATAAGAAAGGCTGTAGGTGCAAACTCAAGGGATATCTTATTACAGTTCTTGTTCGAGTCCATTGTGATTACAGTAGTTGGCGGAATAATAGGAATTATTATTGGTGTTGTTGGAGCAAGGCTTGCAAGTAGCCTTTCGCCAACTGCAATAACTCCAACTTCAATCATCGTAGGATTCAGTGTTTCAGTTGCTGTTGGTGTGTTCTTTGGTGTTTATCCTGCGGTAAAAGCATCCAAACTCAACCCGGTTGAGGCGCTAAGATATGAATAA
- a CDS encoding ABC transporter ATP-binding protein: MIEARNLVKVYKLGEVEIPALRGVSLNVTEGELISVIGPSGSGKSTLMHILGCLDTPTSGEYFLEGVDVSKMNDYELSRVRNEKIGFVFQTFNLLPHLTVLENVLLPVQYNPNGDVKNATRRAYELLEKFGLKHRTKNRPTQLSGGEMQRVAIARALINNPKILFADEPTGNLDSKTGLEILKILKELHKEGMTEIIVTHDLNITKFTERIIKIKDGLIEGEEINRIVYDVDEEGI; this comes from the coding sequence TTGATTGAAGCAAGGAATCTTGTTAAAGTTTATAAATTGGGTGAGGTTGAAATTCCTGCACTTCGAGGGGTATCTCTTAATGTTACAGAGGGAGAACTTATATCTGTAATAGGACCTTCAGGCTCAGGCAAATCTACTCTTATGCACATTTTAGGTTGTCTTGATACACCGACATCGGGCGAATATTTCCTTGAAGGCGTTGATGTATCAAAGATGAACGACTACGAATTATCAAGGGTTAGAAATGAGAAAATCGGATTTGTATTCCAGACATTTAACCTTCTTCCTCATCTTACAGTGCTTGAAAATGTGCTTTTGCCAGTTCAATACAACCCTAATGGTGATGTGAAGAATGCAACAAGAAGGGCTTATGAACTTCTTGAGAAGTTTGGTTTAAAGCATAGAACAAAGAACCGACCAACTCAACTTTCCGGGGGTGAAATGCAGAGGGTTGCAATTGCAAGGGCACTTATAAACAACCCAAAGATTCTATTTGCAGATGAACCAACAGGAAACCTTGACTCAAAAACAGGACTTGAAATTTTGAAAATTCTAAAAGAACTTCACAAAGAAGGGATGACAGAAATTATAGTAACGCACGACCTTAATATTACAAAATTCACCGAGAGAATCATAAAGATAAAGGACGGGCTCATCGAAGGAGAAGAGATCAACAGGATTGTTTATGATGTTGATGAGGAGGGCATATGA